One genomic window of Candidatus Nitrosopumilus sediminis includes the following:
- the nuoK gene encoding NADH-quinone oxidoreductase subunit NuoK — protein sequence MTSELVDFTLVSVALLGIGIYGLAVKRNFIRMLFAVEIIINAANLNIVAFGRFLPHSGGQTMALFSIAIAAAEVAVGLSLIIVAYRMYQNVDIADFRSLKG from the coding sequence ATGACCAGCGAGCTAGTTGATTTTACTCTCGTATCTGTGGCTCTCCTTGGTATAGGAATCTATGGTCTTGCAGTTAAACGTAATTTTATCAGGATGCTATTTGCAGTTGAAATAATTATTAATGCTGCAAACTTGAATATTGTTGCTTTTGGTAGATTTCTACCTCACAGCGGTGGTCAAACTATGGCATTATTTTCAATTGCAATTGCAGCAGCAGAAGTTGCAGTTGGACTATCTTTGATCATTGTAGCTTATCGTATGTATCAGAATGTCGATATTGCAGACTTCAGGAGCTTGAAGGGATAA
- a CDS encoding complex I subunit 4 family protein codes for MEYALLQAVFLPLLLSPVAYIIGRKVGPTPAMWFTFAILLYTTILVVNAALSGTVEEHYPWTEQFGEFGFLLDGLASPFAIIIYVLSTILVLYSKPYMIHKFHEQFEEEKNLNTASSGQTSIVESSSLSDYVNAKSGLYFALYLVFAMGMLGTVLSTNLIEFYIFFEVMLIPGFFLVALWGDGPRRKIGLMFLFWTHAGAVVLLLGFLMIGLTLGSFDFADIKESEIPADVAMYSAVAISIGLGVKLAVFMFHVWLPYVHGSAPTPISALLSPAMIGIGAYGLFRLIVEFLPLTYAELSIWFHIWGLVTMIYGGAMALMQDDLKRLLAYSSISQMGYLLFGIGSMSALGLSGAEMMYVTHGIGKGILFMMAGIIIVKVGTRSISKLGGLAGKMPITAVCAVIGALTIMGVPPTSGFMGEWVLFYGALETAIEEGSTLRAVTFGLGLVATALTMSYMLWMLKRVFFGKTPEHLENVKEGSWYMTAPMMVLAGFSIVIGIYPDIFFKTIIPYMNGVLGV; via the coding sequence ATGGAATACGCATTACTTCAGGCAGTTTTCTTGCCCTTACTATTATCTCCAGTAGCTTACATTATTGGAAGAAAAGTAGGACCAACACCTGCAATGTGGTTTACATTTGCAATTCTATTGTATACTACAATTCTTGTTGTCAATGCAGCATTATCTGGAACCGTAGAGGAACACTATCCATGGACTGAACAGTTTGGTGAATTTGGTTTCTTGTTAGATGGATTGGCATCACCATTTGCAATAATCATCTATGTGTTATCTACAATCTTGGTACTGTATTCTAAACCTTACATGATACACAAATTCCATGAACAATTTGAGGAAGAAAAGAATCTCAACACCGCTTCAAGTGGTCAAACTTCAATTGTAGAATCTTCTTCTTTATCTGATTATGTAAATGCAAAATCTGGACTTTACTTTGCACTATACCTTGTATTTGCAATGGGTATGCTTGGAACAGTTCTATCAACTAATCTTATTGAATTTTACATCTTCTTTGAAGTAATGTTAATTCCTGGTTTCTTTTTGGTTGCCCTTTGGGGTGATGGTCCTAGAAGAAAGATTGGTTTAATGTTCTTGTTTTGGACTCATGCTGGTGCAGTAGTTTTACTATTGGGATTCTTGATGATTGGTCTTACACTAGGTAGTTTTGACTTTGCAGATATCAAAGAATCTGAAATCCCTGCAGATGTTGCAATGTATTCTGCTGTTGCGATTTCAATAGGCCTTGGTGTTAAACTTGCTGTGTTTATGTTTCATGTTTGGCTTCCATATGTCCACGGTTCAGCACCAACACCAATCAGTGCATTGTTATCTCCTGCAATGATCGGAATTGGAGCTTATGGTCTTTTCAGATTAATTGTTGAATTTTTACCATTAACATATGCTGAGCTTTCGATCTGGTTCCACATCTGGGGTCTAGTTACCATGATTTATGGTGGAGCAATGGCATTGATGCAAGATGATCTCAAACGTCTCTTAGCATATTCTAGTATTAGTCAGATGGGCTATCTTTTATTTGGAATTGGCTCAATGTCAGCACTTGGTCTTTCAGGTGCAGAGATGATGTATGTAACACACGGAATTGGAAAAGGTATTCTCTTCATGATGGCAGGAATTATTATTGTTAAAGTAGGAACTAGAAGCATTTCAAAATTGGGTGGACTGGCAGGAAAGATGCCTATCACTGCAGTCTGTGCAGTTATTGGTGCACTGACAATTATGGGAGTTCCCCCAACAAGTGGTTTCATGGGAGAATGGGTTCTCTTTTACGGTGCACTAGAGACTGCCATTGAAGAAGGCTCAACACTAAGGGCTGTTACATTTGGTTTAGGTCTTGTCGCAACTGCACTTACAATGTCATACATGTTATGGATGCTAAAGCGTGTATTCTTTGGAAAGACTCCTGAACATCTAGAAAATGTGAAAGAGGGAAGTTGGTATATGACAGCACCAATGATGGTATTGGCAGGATTCTCAATAGTAATTGGTATTTATCCAGATATTTTCTTTAAGACTATCATTCCATACATGAATGGAGTATTAGGAGTTTAG
- a CDS encoding NADH-quinone oxidoreductase subunit L — MATEAFGLPFEVGTLSAWLVWILPFAAAMIIPGVGKLSKHATGYVAVAFALMSALSAATMIPVALEAHEMHHQIMWIEALGLKGGVLADPLSIIMANVVGWISFLIMIYSTGYMKGDKDITRFWFWMMFFIGSMQLIVLSDNLLQVFFGWEGVGLASYALISFWYRDKKKDHVGVEGRTVLGMLDYYAPTHAGMKAFIMTKVGDVMMIAGMLLIFLFAGTFGFKELMGDTDWATAMAAQGLLVPAFVLLFGGAVGKSAQFPLNEWLLEAMTGPTAVSALIHAATMVKAGVFLVARIGPLVFALGAAGIMADQFFEIVAWVGAITALLLATQGMVNPEIKKVLAYSTGSQIGYMMMALGVAGLSHQYVDGYTAGFFHLISHAMFKASLFMAAGSLLHIVGSRFMTDMGGLRKQMKKTYAFMWAAGLGLMGAPFITTGFWSKDAIFAAVYTSGNEWALPLYIIAVLTAVITAFYTTRMIGMVFFGKKSKHIEKMEEEGHHIHEASLSMWVPYGILAVLTIGIGLIGLSAEEGLHHMFTDYLEHSFGIHTEHVAAEASILPEFLQGLNPVALGSSLVAFATGIGLGYIFYIGRWVDPVKFVNSNIFFYSIHKVILNRWYLNAIIYWCFVVAPLWLARGIFRYFEKTAIDYGMNDGVQKAVGWSAKVVQGTQTGVSQSYLFVFGAGLLFVVLILLI, encoded by the coding sequence ATGGCAACAGAAGCTTTTGGATTACCATTTGAAGTTGGAACTCTTAGTGCTTGGTTAGTTTGGATTCTGCCCTTTGCTGCAGCAATGATTATTCCTGGTGTTGGAAAATTATCAAAACATGCAACTGGATATGTTGCAGTTGCATTTGCTTTAATGAGTGCATTATCTGCAGCAACAATGATTCCTGTAGCTCTTGAAGCACACGAAATGCATCATCAAATTATGTGGATAGAAGCATTGGGTCTTAAAGGTGGCGTCTTAGCTGATCCTCTTTCAATTATTATGGCAAATGTAGTTGGCTGGATTTCATTCTTGATTATGATTTACAGTACTGGTTACATGAAAGGTGACAAAGACATTACCAGATTCTGGTTTTGGATGATGTTCTTTATTGGTTCAATGCAATTAATTGTATTATCTGATAACTTACTTCAAGTCTTCTTTGGATGGGAAGGTGTAGGACTTGCATCATATGCTTTGATCAGCTTTTGGTATCGTGATAAAAAGAAAGATCATGTTGGTGTTGAAGGTCGTACAGTTCTTGGAATGCTAGATTATTACGCCCCAACACATGCAGGAATGAAGGCATTCATCATGACCAAAGTCGGTGATGTTATGATGATTGCTGGCATGCTTTTGATATTTTTGTTTGCAGGTACATTTGGATTTAAAGAATTAATGGGAGATACTGATTGGGCAACTGCAATGGCTGCTCAGGGATTGTTAGTCCCTGCATTTGTTTTACTGTTTGGTGGAGCAGTAGGCAAGTCCGCACAATTCCCCCTAAACGAATGGTTGCTAGAAGCAATGACTGGTCCTACTGCAGTATCTGCATTGATTCATGCAGCAACAATGGTCAAAGCAGGAGTCTTTTTGGTGGCAAGAATTGGTCCACTTGTATTTGCATTAGGTGCTGCAGGAATTATGGCTGATCAATTCTTTGAAATTGTTGCCTGGGTTGGCGCCATTACTGCATTACTGCTTGCAACACAAGGTATGGTTAATCCTGAAATTAAGAAAGTTCTTGCATATTCTACCGGCTCTCAAATTGGTTATATGATGATGGCCTTAGGTGTTGCAGGACTATCTCATCAATATGTTGACGGTTACACTGCAGGGTTCTTCCATCTGATTTCACATGCAATGTTCAAAGCTTCATTATTCATGGCAGCTGGTTCTTTGCTACATATTGTTGGTTCTAGATTCATGACCGACATGGGGGGTTTGAGAAAACAGATGAAGAAAACTTATGCATTCATGTGGGCTGCAGGCCTTGGTTTGATGGGTGCTCCATTTATCACAACAGGTTTCTGGAGTAAGGATGCAATATTCGCTGCTGTTTATACATCTGGAAATGAATGGGCATTGCCACTATACATTATTGCTGTACTAACTGCTGTTATCACTGCATTCTATACTACAAGAATGATTGGAATGGTCTTCTTTGGAAAGAAGAGCAAACACATCGAAAAGATGGAAGAAGAAGGACATCATATTCATGAAGCATCATTGTCTATGTGGGTACCATATGGAATTCTTGCAGTTCTTACAATTGGTATTGGTCTTATTGGGTTATCTGCAGAAGAAGGATTACATCATATGTTCACTGATTATCTTGAACACTCATTTGGTATTCACACTGAACATGTTGCTGCTGAAGCATCAATCCTACCAGAGTTCTTGCAAGGACTTAACCCTGTTGCACTTGGTTCATCATTAGTAGCATTTGCTACAGGTATTGGACTTGGTTACATCTTCTACATTGGAAGATGGGTTGATCCAGTCAAATTTGTCAATTCAAATATTTTCTTTTACTCAATTCACAAAGTCATCTTAAACAGATGGTATCTTAATGCAATTATCTATTGGTGCTTTGTTGTAGCCCCATTATGGTTAGCAAGAGGAATCTTCCGATACTTTGAAAAGACCGCCATCGATTACGGTATGAATGATGGAGTTCAAAAGGCAGTTGGATGGAGTGCCAAAGTTGTTCAAGGAACTCAGACCGGTGTTTCACAATCATATCTATTTGTATTTGGAGCAGGATTACTATTCGTAGTTCTGATATTGTTGATATAG
- a CDS encoding NADH-quinone oxidoreductase subunit N gives MIEITSTPLIIIAILGTVGILLPIISIARKEQGSNSFYAVIAFAALIVSMGYVGYQFINENVASSALFSEDVIVDDAFGGFFAIAMLIVAIFTTVGSFNYMRKHNSPAVYYSLILLATIGMVLVAYSTDLIMLFVAWELMSIPTYILVGYMKKNPSSNEAALKYFLFGALSSAIIVYGISISYGLTGSTNIGEVIQGYSTLDPSMLPLALLSVGMFIAGFGFKMGLVPFHQWLPDTYEGAPPTITALLAAATKKAGFAASIRIIVLGMVVLNLDWTLALGIIAVMTMTIGNVAAIMQKNISRMLAYSSIAHAGYILIGLAVAPHSSLGLQGSLYQIMNHAVMKGAAFIAIAGIVTTLAVTHIDKLKGLGRRMPITALGLVIALFALAGVPPLSGFWSKLMLFGSALDASSALWWAPWLAIAGVLNSALSLAYYGWITRKMYFEGETEKRVAEPKSVIAVMIFSTIFLVGFGVYPEPLLKFVEFATPVISLGLMP, from the coding sequence ATGATCGAAATTACTTCAACACCATTGATAATAATTGCAATTTTAGGAACAGTTGGAATTCTTCTTCCCATCATCAGTATTGCAAGAAAAGAACAAGGCTCAAACTCATTTTATGCAGTAATTGCTTTTGCTGCATTAATAGTATCCATGGGCTATGTTGGATATCAATTCATCAATGAAAATGTTGCTTCATCAGCTCTTTTCTCAGAAGATGTAATTGTAGATGATGCATTTGGAGGATTCTTTGCAATTGCAATGTTGATTGTTGCTATTTTCACAACTGTTGGCTCTTTCAACTACATGCGAAAACACAATTCTCCTGCGGTTTACTATTCACTAATTTTACTTGCAACAATTGGTATGGTGCTAGTTGCTTACTCCACCGATTTGATAATGTTGTTTGTTGCATGGGAGCTAATGAGTATTCCAACATACATTTTAGTTGGCTACATGAAAAAGAACCCAAGTTCAAATGAAGCTGCTCTAAAATATTTCTTGTTTGGAGCATTATCTTCTGCAATCATAGTTTACGGAATTTCAATTTCTTATGGACTAACAGGCTCTACAAATATTGGTGAAGTGATTCAAGGTTATTCTACACTTGATCCTTCCATGTTGCCTCTTGCATTGCTTTCAGTTGGGATGTTTATTGCAGGATTTGGATTCAAAATGGGACTTGTCCCATTTCATCAGTGGTTACCAGATACCTATGAAGGAGCTCCCCCTACAATTACTGCACTATTAGCTGCTGCAACAAAGAAAGCAGGATTTGCTGCATCGATTAGAATTATAGTTCTTGGTATGGTTGTTCTAAATCTTGACTGGACATTAGCTCTTGGAATTATTGCTGTGATGACTATGACAATAGGAAATGTGGCTGCAATTATGCAAAAGAACATTTCAAGAATGTTGGCATACTCTAGTATCGCTCATGCAGGATACATCTTGATTGGACTTGCAGTAGCACCACATAGTTCTCTTGGATTGCAGGGTTCCTTGTATCAAATTATGAATCATGCAGTGATGAAAGGTGCTGCTTTTATTGCAATAGCAGGTATTGTCACTACGCTTGCAGTTACTCATATTGACAAACTGAAAGGGCTTGGAAGAAGAATGCCAATTACTGCATTAGGTTTAGTAATTGCTCTGTTTGCACTCGCTGGAGTACCTCCGCTTTCTGGATTCTGGAGTAAATTGATGTTATTTGGAAGTGCTCTTGATGCTTCATCTGCTTTATGGTGGGCACCTTGGCTAGCAATTGCAGGTGTACTAAACAGTGCACTATCTCTTGCTTACTATGGTTGGATTACAAGAAAGATGTACTTTGAAGGAGAAACCGAAAAGAGAGTTGCAGAACCAAAATCTGTTATTGCTGTAATGATTTTCTCAACAATATTCTTAGTAGGATTTGGTGTATACCCAGAACCATTACTAAAGTTTGTAGAGTTTGCAACTCCTGTAATTAGTTTAGGTCTTATGCCTTAA
- a CDS encoding polyprenyl synthetase family protein yields the protein MDRKNIEINPLLETYGKYIQRIDQALENELAIYSESEFIEPLKYSLEGGKRIRPIILNLAAESVGKIDENVLSASCAVEFLHMESIIHDDIIDNETMRRQKDPFHVKYGYNTSVLTGDFVLGLILAISSRLDNARITKDLATTAMLMSEGEMIEGRLETGEDVTFDDYLKVIEYKTAVAFEVAARIGAIIANGTEEQIEALTEYGKNIGIAYQIRDDLLDWKNEDKLFNLLIKKSSDPRDVFNKMEELLKEYSEKARSGLRKIPDNDAKINLDNLIKFTSFKA from the coding sequence TTGGACAGGAAAAATATCGAGATAAATCCTCTACTTGAAACCTATGGAAAATATATTCAACGTATAGATCAAGCTTTGGAAAATGAACTTGCAATTTATTCTGAATCAGAGTTTATTGAACCTCTAAAATATTCACTAGAAGGAGGTAAACGAATTAGACCTATTATTTTGAATTTGGCAGCTGAAAGTGTGGGTAAAATTGATGAAAATGTACTATCAGCATCATGTGCGGTTGAATTTCTCCATATGGAATCAATCATTCACGATGATATCATAGATAACGAAACAATGAGAAGACAAAAGGATCCTTTCCATGTCAAATATGGATACAATACCAGTGTTTTAACTGGAGATTTTGTTCTAGGATTGATTCTTGCAATATCATCAAGGTTAGACAATGCTAGAATTACAAAAGATTTGGCCACAACTGCCATGCTAATGAGTGAAGGCGAGATGATCGAAGGCAGATTAGAAACAGGTGAAGATGTAACATTTGATGACTATCTAAAAGTAATCGAATACAAAACAGCAGTAGCATTTGAGGTAGCAGCAAGAATTGGTGCAATTATTGCTAATGGAACAGAAGAACAAATTGAAGCATTAACTGAATATGGAAAGAATATCGGTATAGCATATCAAATTAGAGATGATTTACTAGATTGGAAGAATGAAGACAAGTTATTCAATTTACTAATCAAAAAAAGTTCTGACCCTAGAGATGTCTTTAACAAAATGGAAGAATTACTAAAAGAATATTCTGAAAAAGCTAGATCAGGGTTGAGGAAAATTCCAGATAATGATGCAAAGATAAATCTAGATAATTTAATTAAATTTACTTCGTTTAAGGCATAA
- a CDS encoding TenA family transcriptional regulator — protein MNIIQKIDEMIEERSLLKHPFYQMWSDGKLTQKSLAGYSKEYFQLVKAVPSFMTPIIEKSPESVVKELVENQQEESDHIKPWIAFAGELGISEDELISYSGTAKTQKAVSDLTQLMNTFDGGACAMYAFEKEIPKISQTKLDGLAEFYGMTSHEATEYFKLHTEADIRHAASWRNILEKSSVDSSNLIEIADKSISAQNLLLDSCYEEYC, from the coding sequence ATGAATATAATACAGAAAATTGATGAAATGATTGAAGAAAGAAGTTTACTAAAACACCCATTTTACCAAATGTGGTCTGATGGAAAATTAACACAGAAATCTTTAGCAGGGTATTCCAAAGAATATTTTCAACTTGTAAAAGCTGTTCCTTCATTTATGACTCCAATAATTGAAAAATCTCCTGAATCAGTAGTTAAGGAATTAGTTGAAAATCAGCAAGAGGAATCTGATCATATCAAACCCTGGATTGCTTTTGCAGGTGAACTAGGAATATCTGAAGATGAATTAATTTCATATTCAGGAACTGCAAAAACCCAAAAAGCAGTATCTGACTTGACTCAATTAATGAACACTTTTGATGGTGGTGCATGCGCTATGTATGCTTTTGAAAAAGAAATTCCAAAAATCAGTCAAACAAAACTTGATGGATTAGCAGAATTTTATGGAATGACAAGTCATGAAGCCACAGAATACTTCAAACTTCATACTGAAGCTGATATTAGACATGCAGCATCATGGAGAAATATACTGGAAAAATCTTCAGTTGACTCTAGCAACTTGATTGAAATTGCAGACAAATCAATTTCAGCACAAAACTTGCTGCTTGATAGCTGTTATGAAGAATACTGTTAA
- a CDS encoding DUF6659 family protein, giving the protein MSSQISLTSVSHACDTLLANQSIRSICIIDPLGNLIFEKNQKNKIFPLTDKNSQSLFIQSVLDVALKKDFDEQIGLLKYNVSYRDKMNFITIPIFGFVVLISVDPHENCELIANTAIKIYEIIFKNFSHSDS; this is encoded by the coding sequence ATGTCCTCACAAATATCTCTCACATCAGTTAGTCATGCTTGTGATACATTATTAGCCAATCAAAGTATCAGATCTATTTGCATTATTGATCCTTTAGGAAATTTAATTTTTGAAAAAAATCAAAAAAACAAAATCTTTCCCTTAACTGACAAAAACTCACAATCCTTGTTTATTCAATCTGTATTGGATGTTGCATTAAAGAAAGATTTTGATGAACAAATTGGCCTTTTAAAATATAATGTAAGTTATAGGGATAAAATGAATTTCATAACTATTCCTATTTTTGGCTTTGTTGTTTTGATATCTGTAGATCCACATGAAAATTGCGAATTAATTGCTAATACTGCAATAAAAATTTATGAAATAATTTTCAAAAACTTTTCTCACTCTGATTCCTAA
- a CDS encoding CDGSH iron-sulfur domain-containing protein translates to MANVKIKAIKNGPLLVEVDKKTTVTLCRCGKSSTQPSCDGTHTKVGFQADSAEISVTE, encoded by the coding sequence ATGGCAAATGTAAAAATCAAAGCAATAAAAAACGGTCCACTGTTAGTAGAAGTAGATAAAAAAACAACTGTTACATTATGCAGATGTGGTAAATCCAGCACTCAGCCTAGCTGTGATGGAACTCATACTAAAGTAGGATTTCAAGCAGATTCTGCAGAAATCAGTGTTACAGAGTAG
- a CDS encoding mechanosensitive ion channel domain-containing protein, translating into MLLIFILLGEFVYLGTMFGLFDLALEAITSIGAVAVVFGIALQNQLKNAMSGISIFLSPQINVGDSIEFDYVRCTITGLHLTKVTAITEDGTKIIIPNHKLSEEMVQIFSRYRKTR; encoded by the coding sequence ATGTTGTTAATATTCATACTTTTAGGCGAATTTGTTTATCTTGGAACAATGTTTGGCCTCTTTGATCTCGCACTGGAAGCAATAACTTCTATTGGTGCTGTTGCTGTTGTGTTTGGTATTGCATTACAGAACCAATTAAAAAATGCCATGTCTGGAATTAGCATCTTTTTGAGTCCTCAGATCAACGTAGGTGATTCCATTGAATTTGACTATGTTAGATGTACCATCACTGGATTGCATCTTACTAAAGTTACAGCAATTACTGAAGATGGAACAAAAATAATAATTCCTAATCATAAACTAAGTGAAGAAATGGTGCAAATCTTTTCTAGATATCGTAAAACCAGGTAA
- the pyrE gene encoding orotate phosphoribosyltransferase, translated as MEFVKEFATFLHQKGIIKFGDFTLASGKHSSYYVDLRLVPSYPIEFRKMVKYLENQIVEDIGLDNFDSIVSVPTGGLVIASALAIETVKPLIYVRSKPKDYGTSKSVEGKIHNNMKVVMIDDVATTGGSVVNAVKDLKEVNISVKDAYVIVNRMEGAADALLGLGVKMHSILNILQITETLFEQNLIDENVLEKVKKQINK; from the coding sequence ATGGAATTTGTAAAAGAGTTTGCAACATTTTTACATCAAAAAGGCATCATAAAATTTGGCGACTTTACATTAGCTAGTGGAAAACATAGCTCATACTATGTTGATTTAAGGTTAGTACCAAGTTATCCTATTGAATTTAGAAAAATGGTGAAATATCTTGAAAATCAGATTGTTGAAGATATCGGATTAGACAATTTTGATTCAATCGTTTCAGTTCCTACAGGAGGTTTAGTAATTGCATCAGCACTAGCAATAGAAACAGTCAAACCGCTAATCTATGTTAGAAGTAAACCAAAAGATTATGGGACATCAAAATCAGTCGAAGGGAAAATTCACAATAATATGAAAGTCGTCATGATAGATGATGTTGCCACCACTGGAGGTTCAGTGGTTAATGCTGTAAAAGATCTAAAAGAAGTCAACATTTCAGTTAAGGACGCATATGTTATAGTAAATAGAATGGAGGGAGCTGCCGACGCATTATTGGGATTGGGTGTAAAAATGCATTCTATTTTAAATATTTTACAAATTACAGAGACTTTATTCGAACAAAATCTAATTGATGAAAACGTATTGGAAAAAGTGAAAAAACAAATCAACAAGTAA
- a CDS encoding site-2 protease family protein — translation MEDPSQEDIISLVNSLFQVSDFTKTEFSLEFRIEDDDFKSKFEGLARKLEDMKYVCKLEKRDGELYVIIQKFSPNKQRKWMSTSWTPRILFAIVISFVMIDGYYRTSGTNSIVEIGDPLEMAAVYTLSLLGILGIHELGHIIAAKAHGLKTTWPYFIPGLPVIGIPTFGAFIQSRGLTINREILFDVAIAGPIAGLVIAIIVSIYAAYTAPILDPQIAAGLFEDSRLMEWNQGEPLLMTASLALFGKGGSGYEVLMTPVMFAAWIGFLITFLNLLPAWQLDGGHMARTLLGVKLHRYATFGSIGILVLLNYWLMAILILIMSSRNPSAMPLDDVSPLSRNRKLAYIGIIVLAILCAPLPSDFLPMLLP, via the coding sequence ATGGAAGATCCCTCACAAGAAGACATTATTTCACTAGTCAATTCCCTATTTCAGGTTAGCGACTTTACCAAAACTGAATTTTCACTAGAATTTAGAATAGAAGATGATGATTTCAAATCAAAATTTGAAGGCTTGGCTAGAAAATTAGAAGATATGAAATATGTTTGTAAATTAGAAAAAAGAGATGGAGAACTGTACGTCATCATTCAAAAATTTTCCCCAAATAAACAAAGAAAATGGATGAGTACTTCATGGACTCCAAGAATATTGTTTGCCATTGTTATTTCATTTGTAATGATTGATGGGTATTACAGAACGTCAGGGACAAATTCAATTGTAGAAATAGGCGATCCCCTTGAAATGGCAGCAGTTTACACATTGTCATTATTAGGGATTTTAGGAATTCATGAACTAGGTCACATTATTGCTGCAAAGGCACATGGTCTAAAAACTACTTGGCCATATTTTATTCCAGGACTTCCAGTTATTGGCATACCAACATTTGGGGCATTTATTCAATCAAGAGGACTAACAATCAATCGAGAAATATTATTTGATGTTGCTATTGCAGGGCCTATCGCAGGATTGGTAATTGCAATTATAGTTTCAATTTATGCTGCATATACTGCACCAATTTTAGATCCTCAAATTGCAGCAGGATTATTTGAAGATTCAAGATTAATGGAATGGAATCAAGGTGAGCCATTACTAATGACTGCAAGTTTGGCTTTGTTTGGAAAAGGAGGATCAGGATATGAAGTTTTAATGACACCAGTTATGTTTGCGGCATGGATTGGTTTCTTAATTACATTTTTAAATTTATTGCCTGCTTGGCAATTAGACGGAGGTCATATGGCAAGAACATTACTTGGAGTAAAATTGCACAGATATGCAACTTTTGGAAGTATTGGAATTCTTGTTTTGTTAAATTATTGGTTAATGGCAATTCTGATTCTAATAATGAGTTCAAGAAACCCTAGTGCAATGCCATTGGACGATGTTTCTCCTCTTTCAAGAAATAGAAAACTTGCATATATTGGAATTATAGTTTTAGCAATTTTGTGTGCACCGTTACCATCAGATTTCTTACCTATGCTTTTACCTTAA
- the rimI gene encoding ribosomal protein S18-alanine N-acetyltransferase, whose protein sequence is MQVILRQLGDCNIRRAEPSDLISIMEINLKTLPEHYSDYFYESLLAELPEAFIVAEIGGKHVGYIMCKTEFGFSNFKKLGFVKKGHVVSIAVLEEYRRKGIGNALVEESVNGVKLRKCDEFYLEVRCSNTEAVRLYEKLGFVIRQQLNAYYRDGEDAYLMAIELQ, encoded by the coding sequence ATGCAAGTAATTCTTAGGCAGTTGGGGGATTGCAATATTAGACGCGCAGAACCAAGCGATCTAATTTCCATAATGGAAATCAATCTGAAAACTCTTCCAGAACACTATTCTGATTATTTCTATGAAAGCTTACTTGCTGAACTTCCAGAGGCTTTCATTGTTGCAGAAATTGGAGGAAAACATGTTGGATACATTATGTGTAAAACTGAATTTGGGTTTTCAAATTTTAAGAAGCTAGGCTTTGTCAAAAAGGGACATGTTGTTTCCATAGCAGTTCTTGAAGAATATAGAAGAAAAGGTATAGGAAATGCGCTTGTTGAAGAATCAGTTAACGGTGTAAAATTAAGAAAATGTGATGAATTCTATTTAGAAGTTAGATGTAGTAACACTGAAGCTGTACGACTATATGAAAAACTAGGATTTGTAATTCGTCAACAATTAAACGCATATTATCGAGATGGTGAGGATGCATATCTCATGGCAATTGAACTACAATAG